A single window of Halodesulfovibrio marinisediminis DSM 17456 DNA harbors:
- the thiE gene encoding thiamine phosphate synthase, giving the protein MRESADFSLYLVTDSSRCTMMPLEETVAAAVRGGVTMVQLREKTLETREFVERARQLRALLAPLEIPLIINDRVDIALAVRADGVHVGQTDMRVQDVRALIGGEAIVGITVETPEQIEEANVLDVDYIGISPVFSTPSIPRNVKPWQISGVRKARSMTTLPIVGFEGITTANAADVIAAGADGIAVVSAICGALSPKDAAQELRKAAFV; this is encoded by the coding sequence ATGAGAGAAAGTGCAGACTTTTCACTTTATCTGGTAACAGATAGCAGCCGTTGTACTATGATGCCGCTTGAAGAAACCGTGGCCGCTGCTGTACGTGGTGGTGTGACTATGGTTCAGTTACGTGAAAAGACGTTGGAAACAAGAGAGTTTGTTGAGAGAGCTCGTCAGTTGCGTGCTTTGCTTGCTCCCTTGGAGATTCCGCTAATTATTAATGACCGTGTTGATATTGCTCTTGCCGTACGTGCAGATGGTGTGCACGTAGGGCAGACTGATATGCGTGTACAGGATGTCCGTGCACTAATTGGTGGCGAGGCCATTGTCGGTATAACAGTTGAAACACCAGAGCAGATTGAAGAGGCGAATGTTCTTGATGTTGACTACATTGGTATTTCACCTGTGTTTTCCACACCATCAATCCCACGTAATGTAAAACCGTGGCAGATTTCTGGAGTGAGAAAAGCACGCAGTATGACTACTCTCCCAATAGTTGGATTTGAAGGTATTACTACTGCAAATGCTGCAGATGTTATTGCGGCAGGAGCAGACGGGATTGCTGTTGTGTCTGCGATTTGTGGTGCCTTGTCTCCTAAAGATGCAGCTCAAGAACTGCGCAAAGCAGCCTTTGTGTAG
- a CDS encoding NifB/NifX family molybdenum-iron cluster-binding protein, whose amino-acid sequence MKIAVAARKRNDDYIVEPVFGRADMFVLVEQEGDQRVIQVNPYRDDPEAAGRKVAQWLIKEGVTAVLCGDVGAKTRFYLSEGGVFSGIGYDGTVDEALQRYFAS is encoded by the coding sequence ATGAAGATTGCTGTGGCAGCGAGGAAAAGAAATGACGACTACATAGTCGAGCCTGTGTTTGGACGTGCAGATATGTTTGTGCTGGTTGAGCAGGAAGGTGATCAACGCGTTATCCAGGTTAATCCGTATAGGGACGACCCTGAAGCTGCAGGACGCAAGGTTGCTCAGTGGCTTATAAAAGAAGGCGTGACTGCTGTGCTGTGTGGTGATGTGGGCGCTAAGACCCGTTTTTATCTGAGTGAAGGCGGTGTTTTTTCGGGGATCGGATATGACGGAACTGTCGACGAAGCGCTGCAAAGGTATTTTGCTTCGTAG
- a CDS encoding sigma-54 interaction domain-containing protein, whose translation MAPSNNNLHDDSDTQRVEKTSKRVFSTTFSGRDVTISDFPLPKDAKQESFPLPATPEERQEQKHPKSYKRLQTKLKSLDITPFLDLMLSVAHERDPSKIIERASTGYKGTHVTMGAFWLRPTQKMADIVTPHPSADSMLKLVAYSGIGDRTPSDWNHTLGTFDLVPVTEPIFASCQKGIPSIGPSPEDWNRPKWAIEEGYYAYSSFPVMYNDEFLGILSTFYDRPMIGPFAQLHSMHQKMHKIFADTVARALVNAVAFEEIQKLRGELELENELLRRVVQERRLDDKLIGDSDSLVRVMEQIDVVSPTDASVLLLGESGTGKELLAEAIHSRSTRSQSAFVRVNCSAIPHELFESEFFGHVKGSFTGAIRDRVGRFQMADGGTLFLDEVGEIPLELQGKLLRVLQEGTFEQVGDDRSRKVNVRIVAATNKDLTKEVAAGRFRQDLYFRLSVFPINVPPLRERRNDIPLLTRHFISLAAKRMNVTPPRLKPHHVEKLQAYDWPGNVRELQNVVERAVIMSHSGGMEFYIQDNSHATPPKEMNVHAYSSTQPTATPPASAPRPQDIITEAEWTAMQRENILQALDATNWRVQGNGGAAEILGIKPTTLRSRMQKLGIKKLSP comes from the coding sequence ATGGCACCATCTAACAACAACTTACATGACGATTCGGACACGCAGCGTGTTGAAAAAACCTCAAAACGAGTTTTCAGCACCACGTTTTCCGGACGTGATGTCACGATTAGTGACTTTCCTTTACCTAAGGATGCCAAACAGGAGTCTTTTCCCCTACCCGCTACACCGGAAGAACGACAGGAACAAAAACATCCTAAAAGCTATAAGAGACTCCAAACAAAACTCAAATCGCTGGACATCACTCCATTTCTAGATTTGATGCTGTCTGTAGCACACGAACGCGATCCATCAAAAATTATTGAACGGGCAAGCACCGGTTACAAAGGCACCCATGTCACCATGGGGGCTTTCTGGCTTCGACCTACACAAAAGATGGCTGACATTGTCACTCCACATCCGTCAGCTGACTCCATGTTGAAGTTAGTGGCATATTCTGGCATTGGTGACCGTACACCATCTGACTGGAATCATACTCTTGGAACCTTCGATCTTGTTCCAGTTACAGAACCTATTTTTGCTTCATGCCAAAAAGGCATTCCTTCCATCGGTCCTTCACCTGAAGACTGGAACCGTCCTAAATGGGCTATTGAGGAAGGGTACTACGCCTACTCATCATTCCCTGTAATGTACAACGATGAATTCCTTGGTATTTTATCAACGTTTTACGACCGCCCAATGATAGGACCGTTCGCTCAGCTGCATTCTATGCATCAAAAGATGCACAAAATTTTTGCGGACACCGTCGCACGTGCACTAGTTAACGCTGTAGCTTTTGAAGAGATTCAAAAGCTGCGCGGTGAACTTGAGCTGGAAAACGAACTTCTACGCCGTGTGGTGCAGGAAAGACGCCTCGATGACAAGCTCATCGGAGACTCCGATTCCCTTGTCCGTGTCATGGAACAAATCGATGTTGTGTCACCTACAGACGCAAGCGTGCTTTTACTTGGAGAGTCCGGCACCGGTAAAGAACTGTTGGCAGAAGCCATTCACAGCCGTTCGACCCGTAGTCAAAGTGCTTTTGTACGCGTAAACTGTTCTGCTATCCCACACGAACTTTTTGAAAGCGAATTTTTCGGACATGTTAAAGGCTCTTTTACCGGAGCAATCCGTGACAGGGTAGGACGTTTCCAAATGGCAGACGGTGGCACACTCTTTCTGGACGAAGTTGGGGAAATCCCGCTGGAACTTCAAGGCAAACTTCTTCGAGTCCTGCAAGAAGGTACCTTTGAACAAGTCGGTGACGACCGGTCCCGAAAAGTAAACGTGCGCATCGTTGCCGCGACAAACAAAGACCTCACGAAAGAGGTAGCTGCTGGTCGTTTCAGACAAGACCTATATTTCCGTCTTTCTGTATTTCCGATCAATGTACCACCACTCAGGGAACGCCGTAACGACATTCCACTTTTAACACGTCACTTTATCAGCCTTGCTGCAAAGCGGATGAACGTCACCCCACCGCGCTTAAAGCCACACCATGTAGAAAAACTACAAGCATACGACTGGCCGGGTAACGTCAGGGAACTACAAAACGTTGTCGAGCGTGCCGTCATTATGTCGCACAGCGGAGGCATGGAGTTTTACATTCAAGATAACAGCCACGCCACACCGCCGAAAGAGATGAATGTGCACGCCTACTCATCTACGCAACCGACGGCAACGCCACCAGCTTCCGCACCTCGTCCTCAGGATATTATTACAGAAGCTGAATGGACCGCTATGCAACGGGAAAACATTCTTCAGGCGCTAGATGCCACCAACTGGCGAGTACAAGGCAATGGTGGCGCTGCGGAAATTTTGGGGATTAAGCCAACCACATTACGATCTCGGATGCAAAAACTTGGGATAAAAAAACTATCACCTTAA
- a CDS encoding pyridoxal phosphate-dependent aminotransferase, translated as MKDSTTSTQQGAHGGEVFRIARETGTALSNITDFSSNANSLCQDITEEILFSNMQGAYSDYNHYPDTWSSELTAAIATHESVSQSELIVGHGSTETIFLTFQQLKPKKVLLVGPMFSEYAKACSVFAEEYEVINCPSDVSFIPDPAEFAITADYDLVVLCSPNNPATVTYPNMREILKAIKSPYILLDSTYREFLHGEPEYDATRTAMYREWCNSSTRIITMHSFTKFFYCTGVRLGYALSDTDTITKLKQGKMPWTVTASAQKAGIEFLKRIDRYRERLPQMRTYRTMFTNEIRSTDVFASDAIFCGVNFLFCRLKKPEQGAQFYQFLLERNILVRLCDNIPGTEKGFIRMQVKSPEEWKTLITALHDWNALLNTSRC; from the coding sequence ATGAAAGATTCCACAACATCCACACAACAAGGCGCTCACGGGGGCGAAGTATTTCGTATTGCACGCGAAACAGGCACTGCGCTTTCCAACATTACGGATTTTTCCAGTAATGCCAATTCACTGTGCCAAGACATCACAGAAGAAATTCTTTTCTCCAATATGCAAGGAGCATACAGCGACTACAACCATTATCCGGACACTTGGTCGTCTGAGCTCACCGCAGCAATTGCCACACATGAATCAGTCTCACAGTCAGAACTAATTGTCGGTCACGGTTCTACCGAAACAATTTTTCTCACGTTTCAACAGCTTAAGCCCAAAAAAGTTTTACTTGTGGGACCGATGTTCTCAGAATACGCCAAGGCATGCTCTGTATTTGCTGAAGAATATGAAGTGATCAACTGTCCATCTGATGTTTCTTTTATTCCAGACCCTGCTGAATTTGCAATCACAGCAGACTACGACCTTGTAGTCCTCTGTTCCCCTAACAACCCTGCCACTGTCACCTACCCGAACATGCGGGAAATTCTTAAAGCAATAAAAAGCCCATATATATTGCTAGACTCAACCTATCGAGAATTTTTGCACGGGGAGCCGGAATACGATGCTACACGCACAGCAATGTACCGTGAATGGTGCAATTCGAGCACGCGCATCATCACCATGCATAGCTTTACCAAGTTTTTTTACTGCACAGGTGTCCGCCTGGGATATGCCCTCAGCGACACTGACACCATCACAAAACTCAAGCAAGGTAAAATGCCATGGACAGTTACTGCTTCTGCTCAAAAAGCAGGCATTGAATTCCTGAAGCGCATCGACCGCTACCGTGAGCGTCTTCCGCAAATGCGCACCTATCGTACCATGTTTACAAACGAGATACGTTCAACAGACGTATTTGCTTCAGACGCAATTTTTTGCGGAGTTAATTTTTTGTTCTGCCGATTGAAAAAGCCTGAACAAGGAGCACAGTTCTATCAATTTTTGCTTGAACGAAACATCCTTGTGCGGCTTTGCGACAACATTCCCGGAACAGAGAAAGGATTTATTCGCATGCAGGTAAAATCACCTGAAGAATGGAAAACGCTTATTACAGCGCTGCATGACTGGAACGCTCTTCTCAACACATCCCGTTGTTAA